One genomic segment of Kiritimatiella glycovorans includes these proteins:
- a CDS encoding ArnT family glycosyltransferase, which translates to MTEKQYELKRKDLPPSVTGARAALLLLAVLALRAAYTAWCGLPLSPDEAYYWDWSRRLAWGYYSKPPMIAALIGASTSLFGATTFGVRIAAALLGTVSLAALYRFAARLFGAQAAGWTLLALLLMPANGALNLIMTIDAPLMFFWSFALWALWAAVSAENAAPGRWLLAGLASGLALLSKQTAVALPALAGVLLVMHRPYRRHLVRGFPLYLLTTFLFAVPVLAWNAQHGWIMFQHTGSHFEAETVKLGEKLSHFAEFAGSQIALVSPVTWGLAVAAALGAGLRWRRAPAAERFLLAMGPAPLAAIYALALVREINPNWPAPFYITAVILAGGWLSGALATARRPRRAGGWGRAALWTGLVLSLLTYASPVVVRLAGGAGTDLDPADRLRGWPQLAQRIQEVRESEAVPEDSILISATHRRPVSLTAFYLPDQPFIHRWKSGDNISSQYELWPGPVDRIGDDALIMANHTPEAFPDELRGVFDELRFLEEIEVPYGPGKVHRYFLYHGRRLRQWPPGAQ; encoded by the coding sequence ATGACGGAAAAACAGTACGAACTGAAGCGCAAAGATCTTCCGCCGTCGGTCACCGGGGCGCGGGCGGCGCTGCTGCTGCTGGCGGTGCTGGCGCTGCGCGCGGCGTATACGGCCTGGTGCGGCCTGCCGCTCTCTCCCGACGAGGCGTACTACTGGGACTGGAGCCGCCGCCTGGCGTGGGGCTACTACAGCAAGCCTCCCATGATCGCCGCGCTGATCGGCGCCTCGACCTCGCTCTTCGGCGCCACCACGTTCGGGGTCCGCATCGCCGCCGCCCTGCTGGGCACGGTATCGCTCGCCGCCCTCTATCGGTTCGCCGCGCGCCTGTTCGGCGCCCAGGCGGCCGGATGGACGCTGCTCGCGCTCCTGCTGATGCCGGCCAACGGGGCGCTGAACCTGATCATGACGATCGACGCGCCGCTGATGTTTTTCTGGTCGTTTGCGCTCTGGGCCCTGTGGGCGGCGGTGTCCGCGGAAAACGCCGCCCCGGGGCGCTGGCTCCTGGCGGGGCTGGCCTCGGGTCTGGCGCTGCTCAGTAAACAGACGGCCGTCGCGCTGCCCGCGCTTGCCGGTGTTCTCCTCGTCATGCATCGCCCGTACCGTCGCCACCTGGTCCGCGGGTTTCCGCTTTACCTGCTGACGACCTTCCTGTTCGCCGTCCCCGTCCTGGCCTGGAACGCGCAGCACGGCTGGATCATGTTTCAGCACACGGGAAGCCACTTCGAGGCCGAAACCGTGAAACTCGGGGAAAAGCTCAGTCATTTCGCCGAGTTTGCGGGATCGCAGATCGCCCTTGTTTCTCCGGTGACCTGGGGGCTGGCGGTGGCGGCGGCCCTGGGGGCGGGACTCCGCTGGAGGCGCGCGCCGGCGGCGGAGCGATTCCTGCTCGCTATGGGGCCCGCCCCGCTGGCGGCGATTTACGCGCTCGCGCTCGTACGGGAGATCAATCCGAACTGGCCCGCGCCGTTCTATATCACCGCGGTCATACTTGCCGGCGGATGGCTTTCCGGCGCGCTGGCGACCGCGCGCCGGCCCCGCCGCGCCGGAGGGTGGGGGCGCGCCGCGCTGTGGACGGGCCTGGTGCTTTCGCTGCTGACCTACGCCTCCCCCGTCGTCGTCCGCCTCGCAGGAGGGGCGGGAACGGATCTCGACCCGGCCGACCGGCTGCGCGGGTGGCCGCAGCTCGCGCAACGCATTCAGGAGGTCCGCGAAAGTGAAGCCGTCCCCGAAGACTCCATTCTGATCTCGGCAACGCACCGCCGGCCGGTCAGCCTGACGGCCTTCTACCTTCCGGATCAGCCCTTTATCCATCGCTGGAAGAGCGGCGATAATATCAGTTCCCAGTACGAACTCTGGCCGGGTCCGGTCGACCGCATCGGGGACGACGCCCTGATCATGGCCAATCACACGCCGGAGGCATTCCCGGACGAGCTTCGCGGGGTATTCGATGAACTCCGGTTTCTGGAGGAGATCGAAGTTCCGTACGGCCCCGGCAAGGTGCATCGTTATTTCCTGTACCACGGCCGCCGTCTGCGGCAATGGCCCCCCGGCGCGCAGTGA
- the folD gene encoding bifunctional methylenetetrahydrofolate dehydrogenase/methenyltetrahydrofolate cyclohydrolase FolD, which yields MSADILDGKQIAADIREELKRRAAELTSAGVTPGLGVLLVGDDPASRSYVTAKERACEKVGLHSQETVLPASASREEILEVVRGYNADERIHGILVQLPLPDSAMEADVIETILPEKDADGFHPVSVGRMMLGLPAPLPCTPHGILQILKRSGVTIEGAHAVVVGRSNIVGKPVANLLSRKWELGNATVTVCHTRTKDLGAITRQADILIAAAGKHNMISADMVREGAVVIDVGVNRIEDPSAKRGYRLRGDVDFEAVREKAAAITPVPGGVGPMTITMLLQNTVEAAERVVANS from the coding sequence ATGAGCGCGGACATTCTCGACGGCAAACAGATCGCGGCCGACATACGCGAGGAACTCAAACGGCGCGCGGCGGAGCTTACTTCAGCGGGCGTCACGCCGGGACTCGGCGTACTCCTCGTGGGAGACGATCCCGCCTCCCGGTCCTACGTGACCGCGAAGGAACGCGCCTGCGAAAAGGTGGGGCTTCACTCGCAGGAGACCGTCCTGCCCGCCTCGGCGAGCCGGGAGGAGATCCTCGAGGTCGTCAGGGGATACAACGCGGATGAGCGCATCCACGGCATTCTGGTTCAGCTCCCGCTCCCCGACAGCGCCATGGAGGCGGACGTGATCGAGACGATTCTTCCGGAAAAGGATGCCGACGGGTTTCATCCCGTCAGCGTCGGACGCATGATGCTCGGTCTGCCCGCCCCGCTTCCCTGCACGCCGCACGGTATACTCCAGATCCTGAAGCGTTCGGGGGTCACGATCGAGGGCGCCCACGCCGTCGTGGTCGGACGCAGTAACATTGTGGGCAAACCCGTCGCCAACCTGCTCAGCCGCAAATGGGAGCTGGGCAATGCGACGGTGACGGTCTGCCACACGCGGACGAAAGACCTGGGCGCGATCACCCGCCAGGCCGATATCCTGATCGCTGCGGCAGGCAAGCACAACATGATCTCGGCCGACATGGTCCGTGAAGGCGCGGTCGTGATCGATGTGGGCGTCAATCGCATCGAGGATCCCTCGGCCAAACGCGGCTACAGGCTGAGAGGCGACGTGGACTTCGAGGCGGTCCGGGAAAAGGCCGCCGCCATCACGCCGGTGCCCGGCGGAGTGGGGCCGATGACCATCACCATGCTGCTGCAGAACACGGTCGAAGCCGCGGAGCGCGTCGTTGCGAATTCTTGA
- a CDS encoding lysylphosphatidylglycerol synthase transmembrane domain-containing protein, with protein MTREMRRIVSAAARLLISAGVMAVLLTRMDLSALRAAFAQVRPAHVLAAVAVYTAAQLVSSFRWYVLGRSLGFRAPWRFLAATYFAGMFCNLFLPTSMGGDVLKAWRVWRSEQKGWMSLVSVLADRGFGLLALIWIGGTAVWRVPAAATVPGLRSLFAALGAGALCAVMLAPKLAVPLERVRHIRGLAEGTRMIYRRPLTPLIVAALSLLIQGAGVAIVILYARMLGMELPLPLAALAFSAATVLTLLPVSLNGIGVREAGYAAMLGIGGVAPEQAFTLSLLVFFTQSAVSLAGAVPFVLAGGMKREPGSESELVS; from the coding sequence GTGACCCGCGAGATGCGGCGCATCGTATCGGCCGCCGCGCGGCTGCTGATCAGTGCCGGCGTAATGGCCGTGCTGCTGACGCGCATGGACCTTTCCGCACTGCGCGCGGCCTTCGCGCAGGTCCGCCCGGCCCACGTCCTCGCCGCCGTCGCGGTGTACACCGCGGCCCAGCTCGTCAGCAGCTTCCGCTGGTACGTGCTCGGGCGAAGCCTCGGTTTCCGCGCGCCGTGGCGATTTCTGGCCGCGACCTATTTCGCGGGGATGTTCTGCAATCTGTTTCTCCCCACGAGCATGGGCGGCGATGTACTCAAGGCCTGGCGCGTATGGCGCAGCGAACAGAAGGGCTGGATGTCGCTGGTCAGCGTGCTGGCGGATCGCGGCTTCGGCCTGCTGGCACTGATCTGGATCGGCGGCACCGCCGTCTGGCGGGTCCCGGCCGCGGCCACGGTGCCGGGACTCCGTTCCCTGTTTGCCGCGCTCGGAGCCGGCGCCCTGTGCGCGGTGATGCTGGCCCCGAAGCTGGCGGTCCCGCTGGAGCGGGTCCGGCACATCCGGGGGCTGGCGGAGGGGACGCGAATGATCTACCGCCGCCCGCTGACGCCCCTGATCGTGGCGGCTCTCTCCCTGCTGATCCAGGGCGCCGGGGTCGCCATCGTAATCCTCTACGCCCGGATGCTGGGCATGGAACTGCCGCTCCCGCTCGCGGCGCTGGCGTTCAGCGCCGCTACCGTGCTGACCCTGCTCCCCGTCTCACTGAACGGGATCGGGGTGCGCGAGGCCGGCTACGCCGCCATGCTGGGGATCGGCGGTGTCGCGCCGGAGCAGGCGTTTACCTTGAGCCTGCTCGTCTTCTTTACCCAGTCCGCCGTCAGCCTGGCCGGCGCCGTCCCGTTCGTGCTGGCCGGGGGGATGAAGAGGGAGCCGGGGTCAGAGTCAGAGTTAGTGTCATGA
- a CDS encoding glycosyltransferase family 2 protein produces MEHQQNRTGAGDDLELSVVVPVYNEEPNVRELSERILAVGREMAVPFEVILVDDGSTDGTPDLLRSICREQPECRAVLFRRNFGQSAAMTAGFHHTRGRVVVSMDGDLQNDPADIPELVSGLQEGYDIVCGWRKDRQDRLLTRRIPSQWANRLIGRLTGVRLHDYGCSLKAYEGDLVRDLVVYGELHRFIPVLLHLRGANMKEVVVRHHARTRGESKYNLSRMPTVVLDLMLMLFFQRFQTRPLQFFGRGGGLMLGIGVLIELYLTVLKFGFGQDIGDRPLLQLGALLIISGFVVLGIGLVSEIVMRAYYETSGRTIYSIREVVE; encoded by the coding sequence ATGGAGCATCAACAGAACCGGACCGGCGCCGGCGACGACCTGGAACTCTCGGTCGTCGTGCCCGTATACAACGAGGAACCCAACGTCCGCGAACTGAGCGAGCGTATCCTCGCCGTCGGCCGCGAAATGGCGGTTCCGTTCGAGGTGATCCTGGTCGACGACGGAAGCACGGACGGCACACCGGATCTGCTCCGATCCATCTGCCGCGAACAGCCTGAATGCCGCGCGGTGCTCTTCCGGCGCAACTTCGGACAGAGCGCCGCCATGACCGCCGGCTTTCACCACACGCGCGGCCGCGTGGTGGTGTCGATGGACGGCGACCTGCAGAACGACCCCGCCGATATCCCGGAACTGGTGAGCGGTCTCCAGGAAGGATACGACATCGTGTGCGGATGGAGAAAGGACCGCCAGGACCGGCTCCTGACGCGCCGGATTCCGTCGCAGTGGGCCAACCGTCTCATCGGACGTCTCACGGGCGTGCGGCTCCACGACTACGGGTGCTCGCTCAAGGCCTACGAGGGCGACCTCGTCCGCGACCTCGTCGTCTACGGAGAGCTGCACCGCTTCATCCCCGTGCTGCTCCACCTGCGGGGCGCGAACATGAAGGAGGTCGTGGTGCGCCATCACGCGCGCACCCGGGGCGAGAGCAAGTACAACCTCAGCCGGATGCCCACCGTCGTACTCGATCTCATGCTGATGCTCTTTTTCCAGCGGTTCCAGACCCGGCCGCTCCAGTTTTTCGGGCGCGGCGGCGGGCTGATGCTGGGGATCGGTGTGCTGATCGAACTTTACCTCACCGTGCTCAAGTTCGGCTTCGGACAGGATATCGGCGACCGTCCGCTGCTCCAGCTCGGCGCGCTGCTGATTATCTCGGGGTTCGTGGTGCTCGGCATCGGGCTGGTCTCGGAGATCGTCATGCGCGCCTACTACGAGACCTCCGGCCGCACCATCTACTCGATACGCGAGGTGGTGGAGTGA
- a CDS encoding Gfo/Idh/MocA family protein, with product MKEMKSQSPHTSRRAFLGAATAAAAAPAIIPSSVLGAQAPSNQLTFAALGVGNRGAGISKGYFAGLKDVRVVAAADCWKSRRERFAAEIDEMEGGRVCTPYADYREVLARDDIDGVIIGTPDHWHVPLAILAAQAGKHMYVEKPLGTSMKLAWRLRDEIRRSGVKFLYGTQQRSQPHFRRACELVLNGYIGEITRVEAWSPDMSTQYGVPHNPPYGSTMEAPVPDDLNYDMWLGPAPMKPYTVDRCVRGGQWHIYDYALGFIAGWGAHPLDIAQWGLQRDHTSPVRYEGTGHQPPRGALWDTTESWDMTCTYAGGLPMRFMDCRVAKPLVREYHYTFRNHGTTFHGTEGWISVDRNALYSSGRNQYTKIELKNGDTRLHASDHPGRDLVQAIRTGGETVCPIEAAIRSDTISHLTDIVARTGRSIEWDPEREKIIGDPEAEKFLDRPMRTPWTV from the coding sequence ATGAAGGAAATGAAATCTCAATCTCCGCACACCTCGCGCCGCGCCTTTCTCGGAGCCGCGACCGCTGCCGCGGCGGCCCCGGCCATCATTCCCTCCTCGGTTCTCGGAGCGCAGGCGCCATCGAATCAACTCACCTTCGCCGCGCTCGGCGTCGGCAATCGAGGCGCCGGGATCAGCAAAGGCTATTTCGCCGGACTCAAGGATGTACGCGTCGTCGCCGCGGCCGACTGCTGGAAGAGTCGGCGGGAACGCTTCGCGGCCGAGATCGACGAGATGGAGGGGGGGCGGGTCTGCACCCCCTATGCGGATTACCGCGAGGTGCTCGCGCGCGACGACATCGACGGCGTGATCATCGGCACGCCCGATCACTGGCACGTCCCGCTGGCGATCCTCGCCGCACAGGCGGGCAAGCACATGTACGTCGAAAAGCCGCTCGGCACGTCGATGAAACTCGCCTGGCGGCTGCGCGACGAGATCCGCCGCAGCGGCGTGAAATTCCTCTACGGCACCCAGCAGCGTTCCCAGCCCCACTTCCGCAGGGCCTGCGAACTCGTGCTCAACGGCTATATCGGCGAGATTACGCGCGTGGAGGCCTGGTCGCCGGACATGTCGACCCAGTATGGGGTGCCGCACAATCCTCCGTACGGATCGACGATGGAGGCGCCGGTGCCGGACGATCTGAACTACGACATGTGGCTCGGCCCCGCACCGATGAAGCCGTACACGGTGGACCGCTGCGTGCGCGGCGGCCAGTGGCATATCTATGACTACGCGCTCGGATTCATCGCCGGCTGGGGCGCCCACCCGCTCGACATCGCCCAGTGGGGGCTGCAGCGGGATCACACCAGCCCGGTGCGCTACGAAGGCACCGGCCATCAGCCCCCGCGCGGCGCACTCTGGGACACCACCGAATCGTGGGACATGACCTGCACCTACGCCGGCGGGCTGCCGATGCGGTTCATGGATTGTCGCGTCGCGAAACCCCTGGTGCGCGAGTACCACTACACCTTCCGCAATCACGGCACGACCTTTCACGGGACGGAGGGATGGATCAGTGTCGACCGCAACGCGCTCTATTCCTCCGGACGCAACCAATACACGAAGATCGAACTCAAGAACGGCGACACGCGGCTGCATGCGAGCGATCATCCCGGACGCGATCTCGTGCAGGCGATCAGGACCGGCGGCGAGACGGTGTGTCCGATCGAGGCGGCGATCCGGTCCGACACGATCAGCCATCTCACCGATATCGTCGCCCGGACCGGCCGTTCGATCGAGTGGGATCCGGAACGCGAAAAGATCATCGGTGATCCCGAGGCGGAGAAGTTCCTCGACCGTCCGATGCGCACGCCGTGGACCGTCTAG
- a CDS encoding TspO/MBR family protein, translating into MNGWYDTLNKPALTPPGWVFSPVWTVLYTMIAIAVILYYTAPRRQYVVQTSILLAVHLATNFAWPWIFFGLHSPEAALANILLLDGTLIALIHRFLHTRRAAGFLLIPYLLWVLFATGLNLGLVLLN; encoded by the coding sequence ATGAACGGGTGGTATGACACGTTGAACAAGCCGGCGCTGACCCCACCGGGCTGGGTCTTCTCTCCGGTGTGGACCGTGCTTTACACCATGATCGCCATTGCGGTGATCCTTTACTACACCGCACCCCGGCGCCAGTACGTCGTGCAAACCTCGATCCTGCTCGCGGTACACCTGGCGACCAATTTCGCCTGGCCCTGGATCTTCTTCGGCCTGCATTCCCCGGAGGCGGCCCTTGCGAATATCCTGCTGCTGGACGGAACGCTCATAGCGCTGATCCACCGATTCCTTCATACGCGACGCGCAGCGGGATTCCTGCTGATTCCTTATCTGCTGTGGGTTCTATTCGCCACCGGCCTGAACCTCGGGCTGGTGCTGCTGAATTGA
- a CDS encoding PmoA family protein, with the protein MKTLRVTLITTTLLTGAVTAGSTLQASPWSWEKAPGKSLTLMGPSGVVCRLNFDASEPKPYIHPLNTSDGRGLTWLSPPDHPWHWGLWFSWKYINHVNFWEFQRDTGEIAGRTTIRNAKIVQADRKAGVVRMTLEYAPREHEGKPWMRETRTIRIGTPRPDGSYRIDWAMACTALQDLEFGRNPNPGRGYGCFSYRGAKDFVPVTLQDAEGRTDGEIHGKRAPWAVAAGAVDGREAAVAIFDHPSNPGHPTRWFVINRALGHGPFTYLNPALLYAQDRSLKAGETMTLTYGVLVVPHEADTERLEAEFAEFALKKE; encoded by the coding sequence ATGAAAACTCTACGGGTTACGCTGATTACGACAACCTTACTGACCGGTGCGGTAACGGCCGGATCGACGCTGCAGGCCTCGCCGTGGAGCTGGGAAAAAGCGCCGGGCAAAAGCCTGACCCTGATGGGCCCGTCCGGAGTGGTCTGCCGTTTGAACTTCGATGCGAGCGAACCGAAACCGTACATCCACCCACTCAACACCTCGGACGGCCGCGGACTGACGTGGCTGAGCCCGCCGGACCACCCCTGGCACTGGGGCCTGTGGTTCTCCTGGAAATACATCAATCACGTCAATTTCTGGGAATTTCAGCGCGACACCGGAGAGATCGCGGGGCGAACGACGATCCGCAACGCGAAGATCGTGCAGGCCGACCGGAAGGCGGGCGTGGTGCGCATGACGCTCGAATACGCACCGCGCGAACACGAGGGGAAACCCTGGATGCGCGAGACGCGCACGATCCGGATCGGTACGCCACGCCCGGACGGGAGCTATCGCATTGACTGGGCCATGGCGTGCACCGCCCTGCAGGATCTCGAGTTCGGACGCAATCCGAATCCCGGACGCGGATACGGGTGCTTCTCCTACCGCGGGGCGAAGGATTTTGTGCCGGTCACGCTGCAGGACGCCGAAGGCCGGACCGACGGGGAGATCCATGGAAAGCGGGCACCGTGGGCGGTTGCGGCGGGGGCCGTGGACGGACGTGAGGCGGCCGTCGCAATTTTCGACCATCCCTCGAACCCGGGTCATCCCACGCGGTGGTTCGTCATCAACCGCGCCCTCGGCCACGGCCCGTTCACCTACCTCAACCCCGCCCTGCTCTACGCACAGGACCGCAGCCTGAAGGCGGGCGAGACGATGACCCTGACGTACGGCGTACTCGTGGTTCCGCACGAAGCGGATACTGAGAGGCTCGAGGCCGAGTTCGCAGAATTTGCCTTAAAAAAGGAGTAG
- a CDS encoding LptF/LptG family permease, translating into MRILDRYVGRDFLVTFLITVLVVTFVLCVGALLRSVDLMARGISIALVGRFFLQNIPKLLMFTIPVGILISTLLMFERVSSDGEITALKSCGVSLWNVVAPVLLWALLFSGVCFLFSGWLSPRSAHANRQLLRSVGLENPVDLLEEGRFVRELPGLMIYIGSKDGRDVEDVLAYELAGERVRRSVRAERGSIRVDDQHGILRIELENVRIQLHGEEEGGGDTKYISARRYPLRVDIAELTRRGEVKTKANNTAFPALVERISSLRKEDYPGAPQAYRIERMELITEANRRLTLPLSCLTFALLGTAIGVQGQRKDSSLGIVWGVVVLVLFYAFLLLADGLGDRPQLRPDLVIWTPVVLGQGLGCLWLARLN; encoded by the coding sequence TTGCGAATTCTTGACCGATATGTGGGTCGCGATTTCCTGGTGACCTTTCTGATCACCGTGCTGGTGGTGACCTTTGTATTATGTGTCGGTGCGTTGCTCCGCTCGGTCGATCTCATGGCCCGCGGGATCTCCATCGCCCTGGTCGGCCGTTTTTTTCTGCAGAACATCCCGAAACTGCTCATGTTCACCATCCCGGTGGGCATCCTGATCAGTACGCTGCTGATGTTCGAGCGCGTGTCGTCCGACGGCGAGATCACGGCACTCAAATCCTGCGGGGTAAGCCTGTGGAATGTCGTCGCCCCCGTCCTGCTGTGGGCGCTTTTGTTTTCGGGGGTGTGCTTTCTCTTCAGCGGCTGGCTCAGTCCCCGCAGCGCCCACGCGAACCGGCAGCTTCTGCGCAGCGTCGGACTGGAAAACCCGGTGGACCTGCTCGAGGAAGGGCGTTTCGTCAGGGAGCTTCCGGGGCTGATGATCTATATCGGCAGCAAGGACGGGCGCGACGTCGAGGATGTGCTCGCCTACGAGCTCGCCGGCGAGCGCGTCCGGCGCAGCGTGCGCGCCGAACGTGGATCGATCCGGGTCGACGACCAGCACGGCATCCTGCGGATCGAACTCGAAAACGTCCGTATCCAGCTTCACGGAGAAGAGGAGGGCGGGGGGGATACGAAATACATCAGCGCGCGACGCTATCCCCTGCGGGTCGATATCGCCGAACTCACACGCCGCGGCGAGGTGAAGACGAAAGCGAACAACACGGCCTTTCCCGCACTCGTAGAGCGCATTTCCAGCCTGCGGAAGGAAGACTATCCCGGTGCGCCGCAGGCCTATCGCATCGAACGCATGGAATTGATCACCGAAGCCAACCGGCGTCTCACGCTGCCGCTCTCGTGTCTGACCTTCGCGTTGCTCGGGACCGCGATCGGGGTCCAGGGACAGCGCAAGGACTCCTCGCTGGGTATCGTATGGGGCGTGGTCGTCCTGGTGCTCTTCTACGCCTTTCTGCTCCTCGCCGACGGTCTCGGCGACCGGCCGCAGTTGCGGCCCGACCTGGTGATCTGGACACCTGTCGTGCTCGGCCAGGGGCTCGGTTGCCTGTGGCTGGCGCGACTAAACTGA
- a CDS encoding DUF167 domain-containing protein, producing MSEHRGLSYSARMPWLSQTDDGVVLRVRVSPRSSKTGVQGEYGDELKIRLQSPPVDGKANKALLKFLAEKLGTAPGCLELRSGERGRSKRILVRGLGCEDIRRKLT from the coding sequence TTGAGTGAACACCGGGGGCTCTCCTATAGTGCCCGTATGCCGTGGCTGAGTCAGACGGACGACGGGGTCGTGCTTCGTGTACGCGTAAGCCCGCGGTCCTCTAAAACGGGCGTACAGGGCGAATACGGAGATGAACTCAAAATCCGCCTTCAGTCGCCGCCGGTGGACGGCAAGGCCAACAAGGCCCTGCTCAAATTCCTGGCGGAAAAACTGGGCACGGCGCCGGGGTGCCTTGAGCTGCGATCCGGAGAGCGCGGCCGGTCCAAACGCATCCTTGTGCGGGGCCTCGGGTGCGAGGACATACGCAGGAAACTGACTTAG
- a CDS encoding phosphatase PAP2 family protein: protein MVWALPLALLVVLTALFRVTGLDVLILEFFYDPDTGAWIYKRNPALNVYNDAAQWPALVLGIGGLLVAAAGFWVVRLRRWRRSGCYLFLALVLFPGLVVNTVLKDRTGRPRPEDTRPFGGERELLKVLEFDFEGGREAGRSFPSGHAASGFFILTPYFILREWRRYRLARLFLAVGLVHGLLTGLCRVARGEHFPSDVLWSWAVVYFGGYLLAKLFRFGSRRDVEDEAGAAAAS from the coding sequence ATGGTGTGGGCGCTCCCCCTGGCGTTACTCGTCGTCCTTACGGCGCTCTTCCGGGTCACCGGCCTGGATGTCCTGATTCTCGAATTTTTCTACGATCCGGACACGGGAGCCTGGATCTATAAACGGAATCCGGCTCTGAATGTGTATAACGACGCCGCCCAGTGGCCGGCCCTTGTCCTCGGGATCGGCGGACTGCTGGTTGCGGCGGCCGGCTTTTGGGTCGTCCGCCTCCGGCGCTGGCGCCGGTCCGGTTGCTATCTTTTTCTGGCCCTGGTGTTGTTTCCCGGACTGGTGGTGAACACCGTGCTCAAGGACCGGACCGGACGCCCGCGCCCGGAAGACACCCGCCCGTTCGGCGGGGAGCGGGAACTGCTTAAGGTGCTGGAGTTCGACTTCGAAGGGGGCCGCGAGGCGGGCCGCTCGTTTCCCTCGGGGCATGCCGCCTCCGGCTTTTTCATCCTCACGCCGTACTTCATCCTCCGCGAGTGGCGCCGCTACCGGCTGGCCCGTCTCTTCCTGGCGGTCGGCCTTGTGCACGGTCTATTGACCGGTCTCTGCCGGGTCGCGCGCGGCGAACATTTCCCGAGCGACGTGCTGTGGTCCTGGGCCGTGGTCTACTTCGGAGGGTACCTCCTCGCGAAGCTGTTCCGTTTCGGCTCGCGTAGAGACGTGGAGGATGAAGCCGGCGCGGCCGCAGCGTCTTGA